One genomic segment of Sander lucioperca isolate FBNREF2018 chromosome 10, SLUC_FBN_1.2, whole genome shotgun sequence includes these proteins:
- the LOC118496093 gene encoding sialoadhesin-like — protein sequence MAVWDKKILWAVMLVLTGALGQRVNYPDPVCGVKGSTVLLPCSFTPLESVKIIRVGWCHEICFSLTPSVYDSKSNINNPRYRYLGDKKRNCTLQISDLQKEDDATFRFRMEADDSRASFTGQSGVRVSVVDGDQMKIRSSRDDGEFKRGEAVTLNCSAAICTIHQLEVTWFRDGHALSETGPALHLSYLTAKHCGNYTCGLKKNKRTLSVPYSLHVEG from the exons ATGGCAGTTTGGGACAAAAAGATCCTCTGGGCCGTCATGTTGGTCCTGACAG GTGCTCTGGGTCAAAGAGTGAACTATCCAGATCCTGTTTGTGGTGTAAAAGGATCGACCGtcctcctcccctgctccttcacacCACTGGAGTCTGTCAAGATCATCAGAGTCGGCTGGTGCCATGAAATCTGTTTCAGTTTGACTCCGTCTGTGTACGACAGCAAATCAAACATCAACAACCCTCGTTACAGATACCTGGGAGACAAGAAGAGAAACTGCACTTTACAGATCTCAGATTTACAGAAGGAAGACGACGCAACTTTTCGCTTCAGAATGGAAGCTGATGACAGCAGAGCATCTTTTACTGGCCAATCAGGAGTGAGAGTCTCAGTCGTAG atgGTGATCAGATGAAGATAAGAAGCTCCAGAGATGACGGAGAGTTTAAAAGAGGAGAAGCAGTCACACTGAACTGTTCTGCTGCAATCTGCACTATCCACCAACTGGAGGTCACCTGGTTCAGAGATGGCCACGCCCTCTCAGAGACTGGCCCCGCCCTCCATCTCAGCTATCTGACTGCAAAGCATTGTGGGAATTACACCTGTGGTTTGAAGAAGAACAAGCGCACCCTCTCAGTGCCGTACAGCCTGCATGTGGAAGGTTAG